A region of Colletotrichum destructivum chromosome 11, complete sequence DNA encodes the following proteins:
- a CDS encoding Putative ankyrin repeat-containing domain superfamily has protein sequence MTLFIFYLTTMLNLTLKTPLWLAAKLGQAAIIKALYKQKANIYASNAFEITLLYAAAQGGHLDAAMELLQCSATLDIKIKDGEGETLLSLASKMGY, from the exons ATGACGTTATTTATCTTTTACTTGACAACAATGTTGAACTTAACTTTAAA GACTCCTCTGTGGCTAGCGGCTAAGTTAGGACAGGCCGCTATTATTAAGGCGCTTTACAAACAGAAGGCAAACATTTATGCTAGCAACGCCTTTGAAATAACACTGCTATATGCTGCCGCGCAAGGGGGGCACCTTGATGCTGCTATGGAGTTGCTCCAATGTAGTGCTACACTTGACATTAAGATAAAAGATGGTGAAGGGGAAACGCTGCTATCTCTTGCCTCTAAAATGGGATATTAG